One window from the genome of Bufo bufo chromosome 4, aBufBuf1.1, whole genome shotgun sequence encodes:
- the LOC120997004 gene encoding translation initiation factor eIF-2B subunit delta-like, which produces MDPLPVKVKGHDLSKEEKLRLRKEKKLQKKGKEKTAAPPGARHQGVRGAPPREWTPLCPQLCLLSLRPLLPSRLSHQPEEGARQSCERRGEPSRRRSAPRSRARRRSQVQDPPPPR; this is translated from the exons ATGGATCCGTTACCTGTGAAG GTGAAGGGTCACGACCTCTCTAAAGAGGAAAAGCTTCGCCTACGGAAGGAGAAGAAGCTGCAGAAGAAGGGTAAGGAGAAGACGGCCGCACCGCCGGGGGCTCGACACCAGGGGGTCCGGGGAGCGCCCCCCAGAGAG TGGACGCCTCTCTGCCCTCAGTTGTGCCTCCTGTCGCTGCGCCCCCTGCTGCCATCACGTCTGAGCCACCAGCCGGAGGAAGGAGCAAGGCAGAGCTGCGAGCGGAGAGGAGAGCCAAGCAGGAGGCGGAGCGCGCCCAGAAGCAGAGCAAGAAGGCGGAGCCAAGTGCAGGACCCGCCCCCGCCAAGGTGA